CGAGTCGAAGTGGCCTCCGAGGATGACGTACTCCTCGGGTTCGGCGCTGCCGGGGATCACGGCGAAGGCGTTCGAGACCGGCACCTCTCCCAGGAAGCGGGCCTGGGCGTCGACGCGCAGCACCGGCCCCTGATCGTTCTCGGCCAGCCGGTACAGGAGCCCGTACGCCTCGCAGCTCAGGTCCAGAACCGGTGCCCGCTGCGCGCGGGTGCCGAAGATCTTGGTGACGCCCCAGCCTTCGGACCACTGCGAGCGGATGACGCCGGCGGGTCCGGCTGTGCTTAACGCCTCGGGTAGCGAGCGCGCATCAAACCCCGTGTTCCCCACGCGTTCGCTCCACTCCGCGCTCGCGCGCTCGCGCTCCGCCGTCATGCGGGCCATCGTCTCGGGCCGCGCGAACCACTCCAGGTTGTCGGGCGCGCGGCAGCTCGGCTCCGGGGGTGAGACGAGCACGAACTTGCCGCGCACCTCCGACAGCGATGTTTCGAAGGCTTCGGGGCTGCCCGCGTCCGGGAGGATCACCACCTCCGCCTCGACCGGCCCGTCCGTGGCCGGGCTCCACGCGGCCGCCATGCCCTCGAGCGTGCGCACGCGCGGCGCGATGAGATCGATGTGGGTGATGCCGCGCTCCCACCCGCGCCAGGTGCCGTACTGCTCCTTGTACGCTTCGATGCCCCATTCCGCGTACTTCGCCAGCGCCCAGTCGTTGGCGCCGACCATGGCCGGTGAACCGGTGAGACGCGGCCCGATCGAGTCCATCATCACCTGGCCCAGTTCGTAGACCTGCGAGCGCTCCACGCCCTCCTCCCAGATCGCCCGGATCACCGGGTCGTCGGAGGGAAACGACTGCGCGGCCAACGCCCCCGTGCCCACCAGCTCGAACGGAACCGTCATGGAGGTGAGGAAGGCTGGAACACAGATGATTACAGCTCGAACCGAGGGCCTCATGGATCGCTCCGCGATGAGGAATGGACCTGCCGCGTCCGATACTATAGAGTCCAAACGACCCAAAAACACTCGATGCGGGACGCCGCCCAACACTGCGCGACGCGGCCCCGACGCTGCAGGTGGGCCGCCACCCCACGACGACACGCTCCGCTCAACCTCGAGGAAGAAAGCAGATGCACACGATGAACAAGGACTGGTGGCCGAACCAGTTGAACCTGAAGCCGCTTCAGCGCCACGCCCGCTCGACCGATCCCATGGGCGAGGCTTTCGACTACGCCGAGGAGTTCAAGTCGCTCGACCTGGAGGCCCTGAGGAAGGACCTCTTCGAGCTGATGACCACGTCGCAGGACTGGTGGCCGGCCGACTACGGCCACTACGGGCCACTCTTCATCCGCATGGCCTGGCACAGCGCGGGCACCTACCGCATCAGCGACGGCCGTGGGGGCGGCGGCGCCGGCACCCAGCGCTTCGCGCCCCTCAACAGCTGGCCCGACAACGCTCACCTCGACAAGGCGCGCCGGCTGCTTTGGCCCATCAAGCAGAAGTACGGCCGCAAGCTCTCCTGGGCCGACCTGATGATCTTCGCTGGCAACTGCGCCCTGGAGTCGATGGGCTTCAGGACGATGGGGTTCGGCGGAGGCCGCGAGGACGTGTGGGCGCCTGAGGACATCGACTGGGGCGCCGAGGACACCTGGCTCGGGGACGAGCGCTACAAGGGCGACCGCGAACTCGACGAGCCCTTCGGCGCGGTGCAGATGGGACTCATCTATGTGAATCCGGAGGGGCCCAACGGCAAGCCGGATCCCGTCGCGGCGGCGCGGGACATCCGCGAGACCTTCCGGCGCATGGCGATGAACGACGAGGAAACCGTCGCGCTCATCGTCGGAGGGCACACCTTCGGCAAGGCACACGGCGCGGCGGATGCCGGCCGCTACGTGGGTCCCGAGCCGGAGGGTGCCGAAGTCGAGGAACAGGGCCTCGGCTGGAAAACCAGCTACGGCACCGGCAAGGGCCCCGATTCCGTTACCAGCGGGATCGAGGGCGCCTGGACGACCAACCCGGTGAAGTGGGACAACAACTTCCTGGAGAACCTGCACGGCTATGAGTGGGAGCAGGTGACGAGCCCCGCCGGCGCCGCGCAGTGGACCCCGAAGGACGGCGCCGGCGTGGGAACCGTCCCGGATGCCCACGATCCGTCGAAGACGCACGCCCCGATGATGCTGACGACGGATCTCTCCCTGACGATGGACCCCGCGTATGCGGCCATCGCCAAGCGTTTCATGGAGCATCCGGAGGAGCTGGCGGACGCCTTCGCCAAGGCCTGGTACAAGCTCACGCATCGCGACATGGGGCCGGTTGCGCGGTATCTCGGCTCCGAGGTGCCCGCCGAGCCGCAGCTTTGGCAGGATCCCGTGCCCGAGGTCGACCATGAGCTGATCGACGCGCGGGACATCGTAGAGCTCAAGGCGCGCGTCCTGACGTCGGGGTTGGCCGTATCCCAACTGGTCTCGACCGCCTGGGCATCGGCGTCGACCTTCCGCGGAACCGACAAGCGCGGCGGGGCGAACGGGGCGCGCATCCGCCTTGCCCCGCAGAACGGCTGGGAAGTGAACGATCCGGCCGAACTGGCGGAGGTGCTCGCGGTGCTGGAGGCAGTCCAGGACGACTTCAACGGCTCGCAATCCGGCGGGAAGCGGGTGTCGCTCGCCGACCTGATCGTGCTGGGCGGGTGCGCGGCGGTTGAGCAGGCGGCCAGGGACGCCGGGCATGACGTGCAGGTGCCGTTCGCGCCTGGGCGCACGGATGCGTCCGAGGAGCAGACCGACGCCGAGTCGTTTGCGGTGCTCGAACCCAGGGCGGACGGGTTCCGCAACTTCGCCGGGAACGGAAGCGGAAGGCCGGCGGCGGAGCTGCTGGTGGACCGGGCTGACCTGCTGACCCTGAACGCTCCCGAGATGACCGTGCTGGTCGGCGGGCTACGCGTCCTGAACGCCAACTCGGGGGGTTCGGAGCTGGGCGTCCTCACGGACCGGCCGGGCACGCTGACCAACGACTTCTTCGTGAACCTGCTCGACATGGGTGTCGAATGGCAGGCATCCGACGGTTCCGACGACCAGTTCGAAGGACGCGACCGCGGGACGGGCGAGGTGAGGTGGACCGGCACCAGCGTCGACCTCGTCTTCGGCTCGAACTCCGAGCTGCGGGCGTTCGCCGAGATCTACGCCTGCGACGACGGACAGGAGGCCTTCGTGCGCGACTTCGTGGCGGCGTGGAACAAGGTGATGAACCTGGACCGCTTCGATCTGGGTTGATGATTGACCGGCTCGGCCGGAGGCTCGCCCGAATCCGGACTCTCCATGCGTCTTGAAGGCAGGCGTGCTCTGGTCACCGGAGGATCCCGGGGTATCGGCCGGGCCATCGCCCTGGGCCTGGCTCGTGAGGGCGCGGATGTAGCCGTCAACTATCGGCGAAGCCACGCGGATGCCGGGAGCGCCGTTCGCGAGATCGAGCGAATGGGGCGGCGCGCGGTTGCCCTGCAGGGGTCCACGGACTCGGCGTCGGATGTCGAGCGCTTCGTCGCCGGGGCGCACGACTTCCTGGGCGGCATCGACATCCTGGTCAACAACGCCGGCATCCTGAAGCGCACGCCCCTTCTCGAGATCGATGAGGAGGAGTGGGACGCCATCCTGGACGTCAACCTGAAGGGGTATTTCCTGGTCGGGCAGGCAGTGGCGCGCCGCATGGTCGAGGCCGGGACGCCGGGCGCCATCGTCAACGTGTCCTCCGCCGGGCAGGCGGCGGCCGGTCCGAACCTCACCCACTACTGCGTGTCGAAGGCGGGGGTCGGGATGCTGACGAAGCAGATGGCGCTCGAGCTCGCGCCTCACGGGATCCGGGTGAATGCCATCGCGCCGGGCCTGATCGAGACCGATCTCAACCGGGCCGACATCGCGCGGGACGAATTCCGGGAGGGCCGCCTCGCGCGCATTCCGTTGGGGGTGATCGGCACGCCGGACGACGTGGTGGGGGCTGTCGTGTTTCTCGCGTCGGGCGAAGAAGCGCGCCTCGTGACCGGGACCAGCTTGTTCGTCGATGCCGGGCAGTTGATCTGAGGGTGCGGAGGGGGCTCGCGGAGGGGATCGCTGGTGCGATGGGCCGAGGGAGGTGCCGCGGCGGGTCACGAAGGCCGCCGCGACGTATCGTCGCCAGACCCTCTGCAGAGCGTTGCATTTCCCAGTATGCAACACAGCATTGCATTTCCGGTTTGGCAACACTCTCCGGATGTGGCTGCAGGAATGACGGTACGCCGATCCCGCGCATCGCGGACGGGCTCCGGGGCCTTCGGCGAGCACTCTCCCTACGCAGCGACAGCGTAGTGCTGCGAAGCGCCCCGACCCACGGCATCGGCCCGGCGGTCGATCGCGTTCCTCGAGCTGTGCGGGCGCTGTTGACGGCGATGTTGGTGTCGTTCCTCGCGGTGTCCTGCCGCGGCCCGCAATTCGGCGATTCCGACAGTGCAACCCTGGGCGACTCCCGCACTTGGGAGGTCCGCTTCTCCCATGTGCTCTCGACCAACTCGGAATTCCATCTCCTGGCGGAGCGTTTCCGGGATCTCATGCTCGAGCGCACCGGCGGGCGCTTCCGGGTCGTCATCTATCCGTCGGGGCAGCTCGGCGGAGAGCGCGTGGCCTTCGAGCAGATCCAGGTCGGCGCGGTGCACCTGGCCATCACGGGCACGCCCGTGCTATCGGGCTGGGTGCCCGAGGGGCAGATGTTCGACCTCCCGTTCCTTTTCGAGAACCGGGATCACGGGCTCGCGGTCATGAACGGCGCCGTCGGGGACTGGTGGCGTGATCTGCTGCTGGAGCGCACGGGCGTCCGTTCGCTGGGCTTCCTCGACTACGGGTTCCGCCACGTCTACAACCGGCGCCGGCCAGTGGAGACGCCCGGGGATCTCGCCGGACTGAAGCTCCGGGTCCTGCAGAACGCGACGTACCTGGCGGCGTACTCGGCGCTCGGCGTCCAGGCGACCCCGATGAACTACGGCGAGGTCTACTCCGCGCTGCAGCAGGGCGTGATCGACGGCGGCGAGGCGAACGCCATCGGATTCGTGAGCAGCCGGCTCTACGAGGTGGCCCGCTTCTACAGCTTCACGTCCATCACCTACAACCCGATCACGCTTCTGGTGAACGAGCCGTTCTATCGGGGGCTCCCCGAGGACATCAGGGAGATCGTCGACCGGTCCGCGGCGGATGCGCTTGCCTATCAGAGTGAAGCCGCGCGCCGGATGGAGGCGGACGCGATCGAGCAGATGCGGGCCGCGGGCGTGGAGATCTCGCGCCCGGGGCTGGCGCCGTTCGTCCCGGCCGTGCGGCCCCGCATCTGGAACGAGCTGGCCGATCGGCTGCCGGACGGCGAGGCGCTGATCGCAAGGCTGGTGGAGGAGGCGGAGCGTGAGGCGTTCTCTCCCGGCGCCGTGGACAGCCTGATCCCCCCGCGATGAGATGAGCTTCGATTCGAGAGCCGCCGGCTTGATCGCAGACCTGCAGGGGCGACTGGACGCGGTTGCGGATCCCGCCACTAAGGTGTGGTTCGAGAACTACCTGAAGCACGCGATCGGCTACCGCGGGGTGAAGACGCCGGTGGTCACGCGGATTGTGGCCGAGTGGCGAGGCGAGCACGGGCTCGAGCGCCTGCCGGACGACGATCAGCTCGCCCTGGCCCGTTCGCTGATCGGGGAACGCCTGGCCGAGGACAAGTTCGCCGGGATTCTCTACATGCAGCAGTACCTGGTGCGGCGGCTGCATCCGGACCGGCTTCTCGCGGTGGCCGAAGAACTCTTTGCGGAGGGCGCCTTCTTCGACTGGTCGACGAGCGATTGGTTCAGCGTGCGGGTGCTGGGTCCGCTGCTCCGCCGTGGCCCGACCGGGACGGCCGAAAGGATCGCCGGATGGCGCACCGCCGAGAACCTCTGGCAGCGTCGCGCGGCAATCGTGCCCTTCAGGGCGGTGGTGCGCGACGAGTCGTACCATCCGCTCATCGAGACGACGGTTGCGGCGCTTGTGCGCGAACGCGAGCGGTTCATCCAGACCGGGATCGGGTGGGTCGTGAGCGACATGTCGAAGGTGCACCCGGGTGTCGCGGCCGCCCTGGTGGAGCGGCACTTCGGCGATCTCTCGGCGGAGGTGATCCGGCGGCATACGCGATACCTGCCAGATCACGAGCGGTACAAGGCGAGAACGCGGACGGGGGCTATCAGGTGACGCGAGCCGAGGCTGAGCGCGAATGATGCGACGGCTCCGCGCCCTCAACGGGGTCCTGGTGAAGCTCGAGACCTGGGCGGCGGGTGGCCTTCTGATCACCGTAGCCCTCGTGGTCCTCCTCCAGGTCCTGATGCGCTACCTCTTCGCGTACCCGAATCCGTGGAGCGAGGAGGTCTCGCGCTTCTGCTTCATCTGGCTGTCGCTGCTGGGGGCGTCGCTGGCAGTGGAGCACCGGGCGCACTTCGGGTTCGACCAGGTCACGAAGGCGCTCGCGCCGCGCGAGAAGAAGGTCGTGGCGAGGTTCGCCGGGGCGGTCGTGCTGCTGTTCTCGCTGCTCCTCATCGGCACCGGCATCGCGCTCATGGACCTCACCATGGGAGAGCGCTCGCCGGCCCTGAACCTGCCTGTCGCCCTGGTCTACGCGGCGGCTCCGGTGTCCGGGGTGCTGATGGTGGTGCACATGGTGGCGGGATGGGCCGGGGAGGACACCCGCTGATGGGCGCGTTTCTCCTCGGCATCTTCGGGCTGCTGGTGCTGGCCGCCGTGCCCATCGGCTTCGCGCTCGCGATCGCGGCCGTGCTGGCCATCGTGGTGGCCGACCTCCCGCTCGTCATCATTCCGCAGCAGATCGTCGCGGGCATGGACTCCTTCCCCATGCTCGCCGTCCCCCTTTTCATTCTCGCCGGCTTCCTGATGGACGTCGGAGGGATCAGCCGCCGACTGGTGACGCTGGCGCGGGCGCTCGTGGGACACCTCCCCGGAGGGCTCGGGCAGGTGGTGATCATGGCCGAGATGTTCTTCTCGGGGGTGTCCGGCTCCACTTCCGCGGATGCGGCCGCCATCGGGGGCATCATGGTGCCGCAACTGACGGCGAACGGCTACGGCCGCGCGCGCGCCACCGCGATCGTGTCGGCCGCGTGCGGCATGGGAATCCTCATTCCGCCGGCCATCGTGATGGTCGTCTACGGCGTCATCGGCAACGTCTCCGTCGGCGCGCTGTTCGTCGCTTCGATCGTGCCCGCGCTGCTCATCGCCGTCGGCCTGATGACACAGATCGGATGGCAGGCGCGCAGGCAGGGATGGCCTGCCGGGGAGCGCGCGTCCCTCGCAGAACTCCGGCGCGCGGCGCGAGATGCGCTGCTGCCGCTCCTCATGATCGTGGTCATCCTGGGGGGCATCCGCTTCGGGCTCTTCACGCCCACGGAGGCCGCTGCGGTGGCGGTCGCCTACGCGTTGCTGCTGGCCGGGCTGGTGTACCGGTCCCTCACCCTTGCGGAGCTGTGGAGGAAGATCGTCCAGACCGCCATGGTGTCGGGGATGGTGCTGTTCGTGGTGGGCGCCGCGCGCCTGCTGGGCTGGGTCCTCGCCGTGATGCAGGTGCCCCAGACGCTGGCGGCATCGGTGGTGGGAATGGGCGGCGGGCAGGCCGGCTTCATGCTCCTCACGATCCTCGTTTTCCTGCCGCTCGGCGCCATCCTGGAGGGCGTGCCCGCGGTGGTCCTGCTCACGCCCATCCTGCTGCCCCTGGCGATGCAACTGGGCATCGATCCCGTGCACTACGGCGCCGTCATCGTGGCGACCCAGGGGATCTCCGTGTTCCTCCCGCCCGTGGGCGTCAGCCTGCTGGTGGCCTGCTCGGTGGGAGGGGTCGAGCCGGCGGAGGTGGCGCGGCCGCTGTGGCCGTATTTGGCGTTGATGCTGGGGCTTACGATGGTGATCGCGTTTGTGCCGGGGGTGGTATTGTGGCTGCCGGGGGTGTTGGGGTGGTGAGCCCCGACCAACACCGGCGGGCGCTCCACGGCGCGATGGCGGCGCTCTTTCTGGCCGCCATGGGGAACACGGTCGTGAGCACCGTGCTGCCTGCCGCCATCGCCGACCTGGGGGGGTTCGACAGGTACGCGTGGGCGTCCACGTCCTACATGGTGACCTCGACGACGGTCATGCCGATCGCGGGCAGGCTCGCCGACCTCTACGGGCGCCGGGTCATGTTTCTGGTCGGCGTCGTGGCCTTCACCCTCGCTTCGGTCCTTGTCGGATTGAGCCAGTCGATGAACCAGCTCATCGCCTTCCGCGCCCTGCAGGGTGCCGGGGGCGGTGTGATCCTGGTCAACGCCATCGCCG
This genomic stretch from Gammaproteobacteria bacterium harbors:
- a CDS encoding M20/M25/M40 family metallo-hydrolase, which gives rise to MRPSVRAVIICVPAFLTSMTVPFELVGTGALAAQSFPSDDPVIRAIWEEGVERSQVYELGQVMMDSIGPRLTGSPAMVGANDWALAKYAEWGIEAYKEQYGTWRGWERGITHIDLIAPRVRTLEGMAAAWSPATDGPVEAEVVILPDAGSPEAFETSLSEVRGKFVLVSPPEPSCRAPDNLEWFARPETMARMTAERERASAEWSERVGNTGFDARSLPEALSTAGPAGVIRSQWSEGWGVTKIFGTRAQRAPVLDLSCEAYGLLYRLAENDQGPVLRVDAQARFLGEVPVSNAFAVIPGSAEPEEYVILGGHFDSWDGSDGALDNGTGAVAIMEAMRILKSAVPNPRRTIIGALWNGEEQGLNGSRAFVEDNPGILERTHTVFNVDHGNGPVTFIPMQGFAGAAGRFGEWLAQIPSELSDLVTLEIPGMPESGGTDHASFLCAGVPAFSFHVGAGRSEMNIADNRWDTSIYTWHTNRDTFDKIVVEDLRDDAVMTALFVYLASQDPEMMPRDRRAMPEGTQWPECRPPARSSGVSPR
- the katG gene encoding catalase/peroxidase HPI — encoded protein: MHTMNKDWWPNQLNLKPLQRHARSTDPMGEAFDYAEEFKSLDLEALRKDLFELMTTSQDWWPADYGHYGPLFIRMAWHSAGTYRISDGRGGGGAGTQRFAPLNSWPDNAHLDKARRLLWPIKQKYGRKLSWADLMIFAGNCALESMGFRTMGFGGGREDVWAPEDIDWGAEDTWLGDERYKGDRELDEPFGAVQMGLIYVNPEGPNGKPDPVAAARDIRETFRRMAMNDEETVALIVGGHTFGKAHGAADAGRYVGPEPEGAEVEEQGLGWKTSYGTGKGPDSVTSGIEGAWTTNPVKWDNNFLENLHGYEWEQVTSPAGAAQWTPKDGAGVGTVPDAHDPSKTHAPMMLTTDLSLTMDPAYAAIAKRFMEHPEELADAFAKAWYKLTHRDMGPVARYLGSEVPAEPQLWQDPVPEVDHELIDARDIVELKARVLTSGLAVSQLVSTAWASASTFRGTDKRGGANGARIRLAPQNGWEVNDPAELAEVLAVLEAVQDDFNGSQSGGKRVSLADLIVLGGCAAVEQAARDAGHDVQVPFAPGRTDASEEQTDAESFAVLEPRADGFRNFAGNGSGRPAAELLVDRADLLTLNAPEMTVLVGGLRVLNANSGGSELGVLTDRPGTLTNDFFVNLLDMGVEWQASDGSDDQFEGRDRGTGEVRWTGTSVDLVFGSNSELRAFAEIYACDDGQEAFVRDFVAAWNKVMNLDRFDLG
- a CDS encoding 3-oxoacyl-ACP reductase FabG; its protein translation is MRLEGRRALVTGGSRGIGRAIALGLAREGADVAVNYRRSHADAGSAVREIERMGRRAVALQGSTDSASDVERFVAGAHDFLGGIDILVNNAGILKRTPLLEIDEEEWDAILDVNLKGYFLVGQAVARRMVEAGTPGAIVNVSSAGQAAAGPNLTHYCVSKAGVGMLTKQMALELAPHGIRVNAIAPGLIETDLNRADIARDEFREGRLARIPLGVIGTPDDVVGAVVFLASGEEARLVTGTSLFVDAGQLI
- a CDS encoding TRAP transporter substrate-binding protein: MLRSAPTHGIGPAVDRVPRAVRALLTAMLVSFLAVSCRGPQFGDSDSATLGDSRTWEVRFSHVLSTNSEFHLLAERFRDLMLERTGGRFRVVIYPSGQLGGERVAFEQIQVGAVHLAITGTPVLSGWVPEGQMFDLPFLFENRDHGLAVMNGAVGDWWRDLLLERTGVRSLGFLDYGFRHVYNRRRPVETPGDLAGLKLRVLQNATYLAAYSALGVQATPMNYGEVYSALQQGVIDGGEANAIGFVSSRLYEVARFYSFTSITYNPITLLVNEPFYRGLPEDIREIVDRSAADALAYQSEAARRMEADAIEQMRAAGVEISRPGLAPFVPAVRPRIWNELADRLPDGEALIARLVEEAEREAFSPGAVDSLIPPR
- a CDS encoding DNA alkylation repair protein, coding for MIADLQGRLDAVADPATKVWFENYLKHAIGYRGVKTPVVTRIVAEWRGEHGLERLPDDDQLALARSLIGERLAEDKFAGILYMQQYLVRRLHPDRLLAVAEELFAEGAFFDWSTSDWFSVRVLGPLLRRGPTGTAERIAGWRTAENLWQRRAAIVPFRAVVRDESYHPLIETTVAALVRERERFIQTGIGWVVSDMSKVHPGVAAALVERHFGDLSAEVIRRHTRYLPDHERYKARTRTGAIR
- a CDS encoding TRAP transporter small permease, which codes for MMRRLRALNGVLVKLETWAAGGLLITVALVVLLQVLMRYLFAYPNPWSEEVSRFCFIWLSLLGASLAVEHRAHFGFDQVTKALAPREKKVVARFAGAVVLLFSLLLIGTGIALMDLTMGERSPALNLPVALVYAAAPVSGVLMVVHMVAGWAGEDTR
- a CDS encoding TRAP transporter large permease, which codes for MGAFLLGIFGLLVLAAVPIGFALAIAAVLAIVVADLPLVIIPQQIVAGMDSFPMLAVPLFILAGFLMDVGGISRRLVTLARALVGHLPGGLGQVVIMAEMFFSGVSGSTSADAAAIGGIMVPQLTANGYGRARATAIVSAACGMGILIPPAIVMVVYGVIGNVSVGALFVASIVPALLIAVGLMTQIGWQARRQGWPAGERASLAELRRAARDALLPLLMIVVILGGIRFGLFTPTEAAAVAVAYALLLAGLVYRSLTLAELWRKIVQTAMVSGMVLFVVGAARLLGWVLAVMQVPQTLAASVVGMGGGQAGFMLLTILVFLPLGAILEGVPAVVLLTPILLPLAMQLGIDPVHYGAVIVATQGISVFLPPVGVSLLVACSVGGVEPAEVARPLWPYLALMLGLTMVIAFVPGVVLWLPGVLGW